From one Treponema denticola genomic stretch:
- a CDS encoding ABC transporter ATP-binding protein, with translation MLKNYFALSDKGARDLNKAVAVTTFGNLFLIVPLGLSFYALQELLKPIQGGSLAAFNPWIYLGICVLIIIVLFLIEKLKYRKTYASCYDESANVRISLAESIRKLPLSYFGKKDLSDLTATLLNDVATMEHALSHTASELFGAAISIIVSAAMLALFDWRMTIALFSCSVFGFLLVYSSRKQARRYAVRINTVLLGVYNSIQQMLDNIKVLKSSDKKESYVQKVKDDIAHSTKEAVKAELFVGSTMIGSIIIIRFGFPLVIAVGAVLYAQGSLPLFTYLVFLLIAGRIFEPLTAVFMLLGEFFHARTAVERQMEIINYPKQKGSETFNPKGYDIQYDNVSFSYNDNASRDTVSNISFTAKQGEITALVGHSGCGKSTITRLAARFWDAASGTVSVGGTDVSTVDPETLLTAFSIVFQDVVLFNDTVYNNILVGNKDAAREQVLAAAKAARCTDFIEKLSQGYDTVIGENGYTLSGGERQRLSIARALLKDAPIILLDEATAALDPENETLIQEALSKLVKNKTVIVIAHRLRTIENADKIVVLKDGAIEEIGTHEELMKGKSSYPMMYKLQKESESWSA, from the coding sequence ATGTTAAAGAATTATTTTGCGCTGTCAGACAAGGGAGCGCGGGATCTAAACAAGGCAGTAGCTGTTACTACCTTCGGGAATTTGTTTTTGATTGTTCCGTTGGGACTTTCATTTTATGCACTGCAGGAACTTTTAAAGCCCATTCAAGGCGGTTCTCTTGCAGCTTTTAATCCGTGGATTTATCTAGGGATTTGTGTGCTGATCATCATTGTGCTTTTTTTAATTGAAAAACTTAAGTACCGCAAAACCTATGCAAGCTGTTATGATGAGTCGGCTAATGTGCGTATTTCCCTTGCAGAAAGTATCAGGAAGCTGCCCCTCTCGTATTTCGGAAAAAAGGATTTATCGGATTTGACGGCAACGCTTTTAAACGATGTTGCTACAATGGAACATGCACTAAGCCACACGGCATCCGAATTGTTCGGGGCGGCAATTTCAATTATTGTATCGGCGGCAATGCTTGCTCTTTTTGATTGGCGAATGACGATTGCTCTTTTCAGTTGTTCCGTTTTCGGATTTTTGCTTGTATACTCATCACGCAAACAAGCCCGCCGTTATGCAGTTAGAATTAACACAGTACTGCTCGGCGTTTATAATTCCATTCAGCAAATGCTCGACAATATCAAGGTGCTTAAATCCTCCGACAAAAAAGAAAGCTATGTACAAAAGGTAAAAGACGATATTGCACACAGCACAAAGGAAGCGGTTAAAGCCGAATTATTTGTCGGCTCGACTATGATAGGTTCCATCATAATTATCCGCTTCGGATTTCCGTTGGTTATTGCAGTCGGAGCGGTTTTATATGCACAGGGAAGTCTCCCGCTTTTTACCTACCTTGTCTTTTTACTGATTGCCGGAAGAATTTTTGAACCCCTTACCGCCGTTTTTATGCTGCTCGGCGAGTTTTTCCACGCACGCACGGCAGTCGAACGCCAAATGGAAATCATAAACTACCCCAAGCAGAAAGGAAGCGAAACTTTTAACCCCAAGGGCTACGATATTCAATATGACAATGTTTCGTTTTCATACAATGATAATGCAAGCCGCGATACGGTAAGCAATATCAGCTTTACTGCCAAGCAGGGGGAAATCACTGCCCTCGTCGGACATTCAGGCTGCGGCAAGTCAACAATTACCCGTCTTGCAGCCCGCTTTTGGGATGCTGCTTCCGGCACGGTGAGTGTGGGCGGCACGGATGTTTCTACCGTAGACCCTGAAACCCTTTTGACCGCTTTTTCAATCGTCTTTCAAGATGTAGTGCTTTTTAATGACACAGTCTACAACAATATCCTTGTCGGGAATAAAGATGCTGCAAGGGAGCAGGTTCTTGCCGCCGCAAAGGCTGCAAGGTGCACCGACTTTATCGAAAAACTGTCGCAAGGTTATGACACGGTAATCGGCGAAAACGGTTACACCCTTTCAGGCGGAGAAAGACAGAGGCTTTCTATAGCCCGTGCTCTTTTAAAAGATGCACCTATAATTCTCCTCGATGAAGCTACGGCAGCCCTCGACCCCGAAAACGAAACCTTAATTCAAGAAGCATTGAGCAAGCTCGTTAAAAACAAGACAGTTATAGTCATTGCTCACCGTTTAAGAACAATCGAGAATGCCGATAAAATCGTTGTTCTCAAAGACGGAGCGATAGAAGAAATAGGTACACATGAAGAGTTGATGAAAGGAAAGTCATCGTATCCAATGATGTATAAGCTGCAAAAAGAAAGCGAAAGCTGGAGTGCTTGA
- a CDS encoding four helix bundle protein — MKTDNVIVDKSKDFALKIIRLYKKLCDEKHEFIMSKQLLKSGTSIGANVKEAIRGQSKADFYAKLYISLKEASETEYWLELLHESGYISEKDFSCIYENCQEVIKILVAITKTKSHS; from the coding sequence GTGAAAACTGATAATGTTATTGTTGATAAGTCTAAAGATTTTGCGTTGAAGATTATTCGGCTATATAAAAAACTGTGCGATGAAAAACATGAGTTTATTATGTCAAAACAACTTTTAAAAAGCGGGACGAGTATAGGCGCAAATGTAAAAGAAGCGATACGCGGGCAAAGTAAAGCCGATTTTTACGCAAAACTGTATATTTCTCTTAAAGAAGCGAGCGAAACGGAATATTGGCTGGAACTTTTGCATGAAAGCGGATACATCAGTGAAAAAGATTTTTCTTGCATATATGAAAATTGCCAAGAAGTTATAAAAATCTTAGTTGCTATAACAAAAACCAAGTCTCATAGTTAA
- a CDS encoding ABC transporter ATP-binding protein, with translation METAVNLQNLCFNYQAYENTDKTDRKNLSALNDISISVKKGECILLTGISGCGKTSVLRTINGLIPNYYEGKLLGSIKILGESIKEKPIYDISKKVSTVFQNPKSQFFNLDTTSEILFFLENMGTPFEKMHQRLNFISEFLNIKHLLDRNIFNLSGGEKQMIAIASALAADTDIIVMDEPTSNLDLCYIEKIAEVISLLKESGKTLIISEHRLYFLNELIDRAFLIKEGKLEKEFSQQEFLALTEQNRKELLLRPITMNKSVFNRLEDSDYIQVQSSETIRKNKEDKNSEETKSAYLTVENLFYRFKKEKDDFLRVQNLKMEFGKVIALTGKNGQGKSTFAQCLTGLLKAKKDSVLLNGKKINAKQRLELSYMVLQDVGYQLFTESVEDEIALGKNKKIKPEQNTKAENKEERAPDVEAILKAMNLTELKDKHPLSLSGGQKQRVSIGAAISSGARIIIMDEPTSGMDYFHMKETAKLINSIRSNQTLILIISHDFEFLSLVTDEIILMEKGAVISHSEFTKEKAEEVFNYLKDGVVN, from the coding sequence ATGGAAACGGCAGTCAATCTTCAAAACCTATGTTTTAATTATCAAGCTTATGAAAATACGGATAAGACAGACAGGAAAAACTTATCCGCACTAAACGATATTTCCATTTCGGTAAAAAAAGGAGAATGTATTTTACTTACAGGAATTTCAGGCTGCGGAAAAACAAGCGTGCTGCGTACAATAAACGGCCTGATTCCGAATTATTATGAAGGAAAACTTTTAGGTTCAATTAAAATTTTAGGAGAATCGATAAAAGAAAAACCTATTTACGATATTTCAAAAAAAGTTTCTACGGTTTTCCAAAACCCCAAATCCCAATTTTTTAATTTGGATACCACTTCGGAAATTCTTTTCTTTCTTGAAAATATGGGAACGCCTTTTGAAAAGATGCATCAAAGGCTCAACTTTATTTCGGAATTTTTAAATATTAAACATCTGCTTGACCGGAATATTTTTAATCTCTCAGGCGGAGAAAAACAGATGATTGCTATAGCCTCAGCTCTTGCTGCCGATACGGATATTATTGTTATGGATGAGCCGACTTCCAATTTGGATTTATGTTATATAGAAAAAATAGCTGAAGTTATTAGTCTTTTAAAAGAGTCGGGTAAAACTTTAATCATAAGTGAACACCGTCTGTATTTTTTAAATGAACTTATAGATCGGGCTTTTTTAATAAAAGAAGGCAAGCTTGAAAAAGAATTTTCTCAACAAGAATTTCTTGCTCTTACGGAACAAAATAGAAAAGAACTTTTACTTCGTCCCATAACAATGAATAAAAGTGTTTTTAACCGTTTGGAAGATTCGGATTATATACAGGTGCAAAGCTCGGAAACAATCCGTAAAAATAAAGAAGATAAAAATTCGGAAGAAACAAAATCGGCATACCTGACTGTAGAAAATTTATTCTATCGTTTTAAAAAAGAAAAAGACGATTTTCTCCGTGTGCAAAATTTAAAAATGGAATTCGGCAAGGTTATCGCTCTTACCGGCAAAAACGGTCAAGGCAAAAGCACCTTTGCTCAATGTCTTACCGGCTTACTCAAAGCAAAAAAAGATTCCGTTTTATTAAATGGAAAAAAGATTAATGCCAAACAACGGCTTGAGCTTTCGTACATGGTATTGCAGGATGTAGGCTATCAGCTTTTTACCGAAAGCGTTGAAGATGAAATAGCTCTCGGTAAAAATAAAAAGATTAAACCGGAACAAAACACTAAAGCTGAAAATAAGGAAGAAAGAGCTCCCGATGTTGAAGCTATTTTAAAGGCAATGAATTTAACGGAACTAAAAGATAAGCATCCATTAAGTTTATCGGGAGGACAAAAACAACGAGTTTCGATAGGAGCTGCCATCAGTTCAGGTGCACGTATTATCATCATGGATGAGCCGACATCGGGAATGGATTACTTTCACATGAAAGAAACAGCCAAGCTGATTAATTCGATACGCTCGAATCAAACTCTTATTTTAATTATCAGTCATGACTTTGAATTTTTAAGTCTGGTTACCGACGAAATAATTTTAATGGAAAAAGGAGCTGTGATTTCTCATTCGGAATTTACAAAAGAAAAAGCCGAAGAGGTTTTTAATTATTTGAAAGATGGAGTAGTTAATTAG
- a CDS encoding energy-coupling factor transporter transmembrane component T gives MEKRAILVLDPRTKIFLVLAMGASITILVPIYVEILSAALLAFLFVMNRQIKSAIKLMAVFLFLAGLTYLPQDIPGVTSIVMPVGFMVRRFMMPIVAGNYLISSTPVGLLMNALEKLKLPFSVVITIAVMFRFFPTLKEEYGHIKNAMKMRGIGLNAVNVISRPILTLEYMMVPLLSSASRIGDELAAAGHTKGVDAPAKKVRYKTSRFTAADAFIFLYIIAVFIAAGITRIQA, from the coding sequence ATGGAAAAACGAGCAATATTGGTCCTTGATCCGCGGACAAAAATATTTTTAGTTCTGGCAATGGGAGCATCTATCACAATTCTTGTTCCCATATATGTAGAAATTTTAAGTGCCGCTCTTTTAGCCTTTTTATTTGTGATGAACAGACAAATTAAATCGGCAATAAAATTGATGGCGGTCTTTTTATTTCTTGCAGGACTTACCTATCTGCCTCAAGATATTCCCGGCGTTACAAGTATTGTAATGCCTGTAGGTTTTATGGTACGCAGATTTATGATGCCCATTGTTGCCGGAAACTATTTAATTTCTTCAACACCTGTCGGTCTTTTGATGAACGCTCTTGAAAAATTAAAACTGCCGTTTTCGGTTGTGATCACCATTGCAGTTATGTTCAGATTTTTTCCGACACTTAAAGAAGAGTACGGGCATATTAAAAATGCAATGAAGATGAGGGGTATCGGTCTTAATGCGGTAAATGTAATCAGTAGACCTATTTTGACACTTGAATATATGATGGTTCCCCTCCTTTCATCCGCTTCAAGAATCGGAGATGAACTTGCTGCTGCGGGACACACCAAGGGCGTAGACGCTCCGGCAAAAAAAGTACGCTATAAAACCTCCCGCTTTACGGCGGCCGATGCTTTTATTTTTCTTTACATAATAGCAGTCTTTATCGCTGCAGGAATAACGAGGATACAAGCATAA
- a CDS encoding MptD family putative ECF transporter S component translates to MNNKLALKDLINIGIFSVIYLVGLFVIGMPLGFLVITYLAFPFTVSLILGIAVMFLLAKVQKPFGLFIFAAIPGCLMTLMGHTPVVAIHSLIVAAIAEIVRKVLGYNTAKGSIAGYSIMSLWLCGAFWQIFLSKDQYFALTEKMISTDYARELTSLPWWIMPILYVTAFLGGLLGGLLGEKVLKKHFEKAGLL, encoded by the coding sequence ATGAACAACAAGTTAGCTTTAAAGGATTTAATCAATATCGGCATTTTTTCCGTTATTTATCTTGTAGGACTTTTTGTAATCGGTATGCCCTTAGGTTTTTTGGTTATAACCTATTTGGCATTTCCCTTTACCGTAAGTTTAATTTTAGGAATTGCGGTAATGTTTTTGCTTGCAAAGGTGCAAAAGCCATTCGGCCTTTTTATCTTTGCAGCAATTCCCGGATGTCTTATGACCCTCATGGGACACACACCTGTAGTTGCAATCCACAGTCTAATCGTTGCGGCCATTGCAGAAATCGTACGAAAAGTACTCGGCTATAATACGGCAAAGGGCAGTATCGCAGGATATTCAATTATGTCTTTATGGCTTTGCGGAGCATTTTGGCAAATCTTCCTTTCAAAAGATCAATATTTTGCTCTCACTGAAAAAATGATAAGCACCGACTACGCAAGAGAATTGACGAGTCTTCCATGGTGGATTATGCCGATTCTTTATGTTACAGCATTTTTAGGCGGACTCCTCGGCGGGCTTTTGGGTGAAAAAGTTTTAAAGAAACACTTTGAAAAAGCAGGTCTTCTGTAA
- the fabZ gene encoding 3-hydroxyacyl-ACP dehydratase FabZ, with the protein MSITKDIESLIPHRKPFLFVDEIISADENGSVSEHVFTQDEFFFKGHFPEYPVVPGVILVETMAQAGGAALSFQKIFEEGSLFFLATVDKVKFRSQVKPGDKVRMEVTNLRVSPRMIKQAGKAYVGGTLAAEAEWMCLVGKEA; encoded by the coding sequence ATGAGTATTACAAAAGATATTGAAAGCTTAATCCCTCACAGAAAACCTTTTTTGTTTGTGGACGAGATTATCAGTGCCGACGAAAACGGGAGTGTGAGTGAACACGTCTTTACCCAAGACGAATTCTTTTTTAAGGGGCACTTTCCCGAATACCCTGTTGTGCCGGGGGTTATCCTTGTAGAAACAATGGCTCAAGCCGGAGGAGCTGCTTTGAGTTTTCAAAAGATTTTTGAAGAAGGTTCTTTATTCTTTTTGGCTACAGTAGATAAGGTTAAATTCCGCTCTCAGGTTAAGCCCGGCGACAAGGTTAGAATGGAGGTTACGAACTTGCGTGTATCTCCCCGAATGATTAAGCAGGCAGGTAAGGCCTATGTAGGAGGAACCCTTGCCGCCGAAGCCGAATGGATGTGCCTCGTCGGCAAAGAAGCTTAA
- a CDS encoding CAP domain-containing protein: MKNKLFALWIFAVFIFLSSCESLSSPASKHVPSNDNAAHSPIVRDILIELNRVRRNPKKYAEEEIKPRLKYFDGKFYKAPGQIPILTNEGASTVQECIDVLMKTKPMELLELEKGLCSAAQWLADDQAKTGKTGHYGSDGSSPFDRINRYGKVLITGGENCAYGPKTGREIVAQLLIDDGVADRGHRINILKPEFKKVGIGYNNEANAPYGTVSVMDFAGDYISK, from the coding sequence ATGAAAAACAAATTATTTGCACTTTGGATATTTGCCGTCTTTATTTTTTTAAGTTCATGCGAAAGTCTTTCTTCGCCGGCATCCAAACATGTTCCTTCAAATGATAATGCAGCACATAGCCCTATCGTAAGAGATATTCTAATTGAACTTAACAGGGTAAGACGCAACCCTAAAAAATATGCCGAAGAAGAAATTAAACCTCGATTGAAATACTTTGACGGAAAATTTTATAAGGCTCCGGGACAAATTCCTATATTAACAAATGAAGGAGCATCAACAGTACAAGAATGTATTGATGTTCTGATGAAGACAAAACCGATGGAGCTTTTAGAACTTGAAAAAGGCCTGTGTTCTGCCGCCCAATGGCTTGCCGATGACCAAGCAAAAACAGGAAAAACAGGTCATTACGGCAGCGACGGATCTTCTCCCTTTGACCGTATAAACCGTTATGGAAAGGTGCTTATAACTGGCGGAGAAAACTGTGCATACGGGCCTAAGACAGGGAGAGAAATTGTAGCTCAGCTTTTAATCGACGACGGAGTGGCGGATCGCGGACACCGCATAAATATCCTCAAACCGGAATTTAAGAAGGTCGGTATAGGTTATAACAACGAGGCTAATGCCCCCTACGGTACCGTAAGCGTTATGGACTTTGCAGGGGACTATATTTCAAAATAG
- a CDS encoding UDP-N-acetylmuramoyl-L-alanyl-D-glutamate--2,6-diaminopimelate ligase, which translates to MEYTKSIEECINAIEVVNCFGNDKSLINSIEYDSRKVRPCSYDDKTGLKKGAAFFALPGIHTDGKKFINSAIENGAVCVFYEGDLNNHSCDEICFIQVNDVRKTMSKVSALLYDEPSRALGLIGVTGTEGKSSTVSFIFQLLNLCGKKAGFFSTVEYSIDGNVIPNPEHQTTPESNIVQLRLAQMRDSGCGYAVVESSSHGLSPKTARLEDVIFDAGVFMNVTQEHLEFHGTIEQYRYDKANLFRALDKNPEKGFPIFGIVNYEDPSAPYFMEATKKNVYPFSTELKDLKKIEEYKGLFAKDIEESSTGIKFTLCDFSSKKEYGCELKLAGIFNVKNILASVFAVQRITGLDIARIIEKLPLVKPVKGRMMLIDEGQDFEVLIDYAHTPSSFMTIFPSIKERIKKSGGKVISLFGSGGERDVKKRPEQGRIAALYSDIVILADEDPRGEDSVELLEMIAAGCPEKKRGEELFIIPDRPSAIKKAFSLASKNDAVLLLGKGHENSIIFKDRTMPYDEEATARKLLKALLEK; encoded by the coding sequence ATGGAATACACAAAATCGATTGAGGAATGTATCAATGCTATTGAGGTTGTAAATTGTTTTGGAAACGATAAATCTCTTATAAATTCTATAGAGTATGATTCGCGTAAGGTTCGGCCTTGCAGTTATGACGATAAGACGGGCTTAAAAAAAGGAGCCGCCTTTTTTGCTCTTCCCGGGATTCATACTGACGGAAAAAAATTTATAAATTCTGCAATCGAAAACGGAGCCGTTTGTGTCTTTTATGAGGGAGATTTAAATAATCATTCTTGTGATGAAATTTGTTTTATTCAGGTAAATGATGTGCGCAAAACTATGTCCAAGGTTTCTGCCCTTCTTTATGATGAGCCCTCAAGAGCACTAGGCCTAATAGGCGTTACCGGAACCGAAGGAAAGAGCAGCACTGTTTCTTTTATCTTTCAGCTTTTAAACCTTTGCGGAAAAAAGGCAGGCTTTTTTTCTACTGTCGAATACTCCATAGACGGAAATGTAATTCCGAACCCGGAACATCAGACCACTCCCGAATCTAACATCGTTCAGCTGCGTCTGGCTCAAATGAGGGATTCAGGCTGCGGCTATGCCGTAGTGGAATCTTCTTCTCACGGCCTTTCCCCGAAAACGGCCCGTCTTGAAGATGTGATCTTTGATGCAGGCGTTTTTATGAATGTAACTCAGGAGCACTTGGAATTTCACGGAACCATTGAGCAGTACCGATATGACAAGGCCAACCTTTTTAGAGCTCTGGATAAAAATCCGGAAAAAGGATTTCCCATATTCGGAATAGTAAACTATGAAGACCCGTCCGCTCCTTATTTTATGGAAGCAACTAAAAAAAATGTCTACCCTTTTAGCACCGAGCTTAAAGACCTAAAAAAGATTGAAGAATATAAAGGTCTTTTTGCAAAGGATATTGAAGAGTCTTCAACCGGAATTAAATTTACGCTTTGCGATTTTTCCTCAAAAAAAGAATACGGATGCGAATTAAAACTTGCAGGAATCTTTAATGTAAAAAATATTCTCGCCTCGGTCTTCGCAGTACAAAGAATTACAGGGCTTGATATCGCGCGCATAATCGAAAAACTACCTCTTGTAAAACCTGTAAAGGGAAGGATGATGCTGATAGATGAGGGACAGGATTTTGAGGTGCTTATCGATTATGCTCACACGCCTTCTTCCTTTATGACAATTTTTCCTTCAATAAAAGAACGAATAAAAAAATCGGGAGGGAAGGTTATAAGTCTTTTCGGTTCAGGCGGAGAAAGAGACGTAAAAAAGAGGCCGGAGCAGGGAAGGATAGCAGCCCTATATTCCGATATTGTAATTCTTGCAGACGAAGACCCTCGAGGCGAGGATTCCGTTGAGCTTTTGGAAATGATAGCCGCAGGCTGTCCCGAAAAAAAACGCGGAGAAGAACTCTTTATAATTCCCGATCGCCCCTCTGCCATCAAAAAAGCATTCAGCCTTGCAAGTAAAAACGATGCAGTCCTCCTTTTGGGAAAAGGCCACGAAAACTCCATCATCTTTAAAGATAGAACCATGCCCTACGATGAAGAAGCCACGGCAAGAAAATTGTTAAAAGCCTTGCTTGAAAAATAA
- the mnmG gene encoding tRNA uridine-5-carboxymethylaminomethyl(34) synthesis enzyme MnmG, with product MYRFSDYDVIVVGAGHAGIEAALASARMGEAVLLITQTLDSAGRLSCNPSIGGISKGNIVREIDALGGEMGKLADASMIQYRLLNKSRGPAVQAPRVQADKFLYSQLAKHAIELEKNLHVFQDTVIDIVSSNTNESGYVEKGSVQYVKTERGREFSAKAVVLATGTFMEGKIYIGEYESPDGRLGERAAIGLGPALAKKGFTVGRLKTGTPMRILRRSFDSSLTEEQEADEIMRPFSFSNAEIHRPYAKCYITHTNQETHDIIRENLHRAALFSGKITGTGARYCPSIEDKIKKFPERDRHHVYIEPEGLNTEELYINGLSSSLPEDVQDRMIRTIPCFKEVIITRPAYAVDYAYVTPIQLSSDLQTRRIEGLFLAGQINGTSGYEEAGGQGIIAGINAALFSRSLKFKDEKYIPFVLKRDEAYIGVMIDDLVTQGVDEPYRMFTARAEYRLNLRHDTADERLTERAYQIGLQTKEASNRLKEKLLTRERIISLWKDIKITRELIAKNPELKNHIGKSLADALHDPQVSLECICAIDENSKDYSTELLESAELEIRYEHYIAVQNRKIAKVKRMENTKIPADFDYDAVSGLSTESRARLKEVRPETIGQASRIRGIRPSDIMLLSILL from the coding sequence ATGTATAGATTTTCCGATTATGATGTAATCGTCGTAGGTGCAGGACATGCGGGCATTGAAGCCGCCCTAGCTTCCGCTAGAATGGGGGAAGCTGTCCTGCTGATTACCCAGACTCTCGACAGTGCAGGCCGCCTTTCATGCAACCCTTCGATAGGCGGCATCTCCAAGGGAAACATAGTCCGCGAGATAGACGCCCTCGGCGGCGAAATGGGGAAACTCGCAGATGCCTCGATGATTCAGTACAGGCTTTTAAACAAGAGCCGAGGGCCGGCAGTTCAGGCGCCGAGGGTTCAAGCCGACAAATTTCTTTATTCTCAACTGGCAAAACACGCAATAGAGCTTGAAAAGAACCTCCATGTTTTTCAGGACACCGTTATCGATATAGTTTCTTCAAACACAAATGAGTCGGGCTATGTAGAAAAGGGAAGTGTTCAATATGTAAAGACGGAAAGAGGTAGGGAATTTTCGGCTAAGGCGGTAGTCCTTGCAACCGGCACCTTTATGGAAGGCAAGATTTACATAGGCGAATACGAATCTCCCGACGGAAGGCTTGGCGAAAGAGCAGCCATAGGCCTCGGCCCCGCCCTTGCAAAGAAGGGCTTTACCGTAGGCAGGCTTAAAACGGGAACGCCCATGCGTATCCTCCGCCGCTCCTTCGATTCTTCCCTTACCGAAGAGCAGGAAGCCGATGAGATTATGCGGCCATTTTCTTTTTCAAATGCGGAAATACACAGGCCCTATGCAAAATGCTATATAACTCATACCAATCAGGAAACCCACGATATAATAAGGGAAAACCTTCACAGGGCCGCCCTTTTTTCGGGCAAAATCACAGGGACGGGAGCCCGCTACTGCCCCTCCATCGAAGATAAGATTAAAAAATTCCCCGAACGGGACCGCCACCATGTCTACATAGAACCGGAAGGCTTAAACACGGAAGAGCTTTATATAAACGGGCTTTCTTCATCCCTTCCCGAAGATGTGCAGGACAGAATGATAAGAACCATTCCTTGCTTTAAGGAGGTAATAATTACCCGCCCGGCCTATGCCGTAGACTATGCCTATGTTACGCCTATCCAGCTTTCATCGGATCTTCAGACACGGCGGATTGAAGGCCTCTTTTTGGCAGGACAGATAAACGGAACCTCAGGCTATGAAGAAGCCGGAGGCCAGGGCATAATCGCCGGTATAAACGCAGCCCTTTTTTCACGCTCTCTAAAATTTAAGGACGAAAAATATATTCCCTTTGTGCTAAAGAGGGATGAGGCCTACATAGGCGTTATGATAGACGACCTTGTAACTCAGGGCGTGGATGAGCCTTACCGAATGTTTACGGCCCGTGCAGAGTACAGACTGAACCTCAGGCATGACACAGCCGATGAAAGGCTCACGGAAAGGGCTTATCAGATAGGCCTTCAAACCAAGGAGGCTTCAAACCGCCTAAAAGAAAAACTTTTAACCAGAGAAAGAATAATATCGCTATGGAAGGATATAAAGATTACGAGGGAACTCATTGCAAAAAATCCCGAACTTAAAAACCATATCGGGAAGAGTCTTGCCGATGCCCTCCATGACCCTCAAGTTTCCCTTGAATGTATATGTGCAATAGATGAAAATTCCAAGGATTACAGTACAGAACTTTTAGAATCGGCCGAGCTTGAAATAAGGTATGAACACTATATAGCCGTTCAAAACAGGAAGATAGCCAAGGTCAAGCGTATGGAAAACACTAAAATTCCGGCCGACTTTGACTATGATGCAGTTTCCGGCCTTTCTACCGAGTCACGAGCCCGCCTAAAAGAAGTACGCCCCGAAACCATAGGGCAAGCAAGCCGGATTAGGGGGATTAGGCCTTCGGATATTATGTTATTGTCTATACTCTTATAA